One window from the genome of Oceanisphaera sp. IT1-181 encodes:
- the yjgA gene encoding ribosome biogenesis factor YjgA yields the protein MSMFINTEKPMRRKDDAPEKEEEIEWVSKSEMKRDSLALRKLGDTLVKLEPHELAKVPLDEDLAEAVELAHKLHGKHEGLRRHMSYLGKLLRLRDVTDIQKALAGFEHKTTVANVKFHKLELWRDRLIKEGDKGVNAIMSEYRQLDRQKLRQLARNGRKEMAAGLPPAAFRELFQYLKTNIKEEE from the coding sequence ATGTCAATGTTCATTAATACGGAAAAGCCTATGCGCCGCAAAGACGATGCCCCAGAGAAAGAAGAAGAAATCGAATGGGTCAGTAAGAGTGAAATGAAGCGAGACAGCCTAGCTTTGCGCAAGCTTGGTGACACGCTGGTCAAATTAGAGCCTCATGAGTTGGCCAAGGTGCCGCTCGATGAAGACTTGGCAGAAGCCGTAGAGCTCGCTCATAAGCTGCACGGTAAGCACGAAGGCTTACGCCGCCATATGTCTTATCTGGGTAAACTACTGCGCTTGCGCGATGTGACAGATATTCAAAAAGCCTTGGCCGGCTTTGAGCACAAGACCACGGTGGCGAACGTTAAATTCCATAAACTGGAGCTGTGGCGTGACCGTTTGATCAAAGAAGGCGACAAAGGCGTGAATGCCATCATGTCCGAGTATCGCCAGCTAGACCGCCAAAAACTGCGCCAGCTGGCCCGCAACGGCCGTAAAGAGATGGCCGCCGGCCTGCCGCCTGCAGCTTTTCGCGAACTGTTCCAGTATTTGAAAACGAATATTAAAGAAGAAGAATAA